Below is a window of Trichosurus vulpecula isolate mTriVul1 chromosome 4, mTriVul1.pri, whole genome shotgun sequence DNA.
tgggggtgggttgTCAGGTGATAAATGCTTTTGTTAATGTTGGGATAGAAATGAGCCCTGGAGCTAGAAATCCTGACCCTGGACCTCCATCTCCATCTAAGTGAGGGAGCTGGGCCAGCTGGTCTGCAAAGGCTCTTCCGACTCTCAGCACAATGAGGGGCTCTGACTTACGGTCTGGGGGTCCCTTGAGTCCATTCCTGCTCTAGAATTGTGTGCCTTTTTATCCCCTGAACTCTGCTTGAGTCCCAACCAGACAGCCAACAGCGAAGGCCAACCCAAAGATGGTTGTTCATTTCCTGCTTTCCTAATGAGGAAATATCTCAGATTTGCTCTGCCTCCACCTCCCTCTCACATAGACatacatgtgtttttttttcttttttactttcacacagtggaggggaaaaaatacttTGAGGCGCCAAACAAAAATGGAGCTTCCAGTGACATCATGGACCTCTTGTACATCGAGTCCCCTGATGATGAAATCCTCATGCAGAAGCACCAAACAGTGGGTGCTGAGCAACAAAAGAGGCATGCTGAGGCTGTTGATCTGGCCACTTTCTGCTGCCAGACCGGCTGTACTGTGACACAACTGAGCAAGCTGTGTTAGGACAAGATCCAGTTGGCTGAGCAGCCAGAGCTTGACCATGAGGAGCTCTTGCCTGCCTCTTCTGATGCCCTGATTCTTGTAAAAATGGAGGCTTTCaaactgataaataaataaatcagcaAATAAGTCAATGGCTTTCTTCCACATGTGATCTTTCAGAAAATGGAGGTTAAAATACAGATCTAGCTTATTCTGTTCTTCACAGTTgtgtgttttatgtgtgtgtgagtgttgtGTGTCTGTGTTGTGTGTGTTTGAAACCAGCACCGCACAATATGTAGCTAATATGTACTTCACAAACACGAAATTTAAAAACAGTGAGCATTTGGCTATTCCAATGATCTGAAATTTTGTGGGTGTGGCCACTTGTAGAACAGGAGGTGTGATCACTAATAACCTCTGTGGTACAAGGGAAAGGCCATTGACCTACCAGattatcagaagacctgggttcaaatctcatttctgataTGCACGTAGTACAAACTCTGGGGCTATTTTCTCAGCCCTCAAGATTAAAGTTTATGTGGCAAAGGGGTAACTCCTATCTCTGAATTATAGGAAggccttgtttttttttaccctgtGTGGGGGTTGGGGTATGCAAGAAGATCCCCTTACATTTCGTATATGTTTTCTGCTGGCCTCCTTGTAGAGCCTTGAATCTGCCTTTTCTCATCAGTTCCAATCTACGTTCACCTCTTCTTTCAGACACTGCTATCAGCTAATGCTATCCCCGGAAAAATATCCGCTCACCCTTCAAAGTTTGCATGTGGTTGGTGAGGG
It encodes the following:
- the INSL5 gene encoding insulin-like peptide INSL5, with protein sequence MKGSIWAFFLLSALVAISGVRGKEVLKVCGRDFIRAIVYTCGSSRWKRDVQGALEDGVEGKKYFEAPNKNGASSDIMDLLYIESPDDEILMQKHQTVGAEQQKRHAEAVDLATFCCQTGCTVTQLSKLC